The stretch of DNA CCAAGGGCTGGGAGCGGCTGAAGAAGCCGAAGGCCACGCCGCTGCGTGACGCGCAGATCCAGGAGCTGCACATCCGCGACTTCTCCGTCGAGGACCGCACGGCGCGTCACCCAGGCAAGTACCTGGCCTTCACCGACACGGCGTCCGACGGCATGAAGCATCTGCGCAAGCTGGCCGAGGCCGGCACCTCCTACGTCCACCTGCTGCCCGCCTTCGACATCGGTACCATCCCCGAGCGCGCCGCCGACCAGGCCACGCCCGACTGCGACCTGACGGCGCCCGCCCCGGACTCCGACGAGCAGCAGGCCTGCGTCACCAAGTCCGCCGCCAAGGACGCCTACAACTGGGGTTATGACCCCCTGCACTACACGGTGCCGGAGGGCAGCTACGCGAGCGACCCTGCCGGAACCCGCCGCACGGTCGAGTTCCGGCAGATGGTCCAGGGCCTCAACGGCTCGGGCCTGCGCACGGTGATGGACGTCGTCTACAACCACACCGTCGCGAGCGGCCAGGCCGACAAGTCCGTACTCGACAAGATCGTGCCCGGCTACTACCAGCGGCTGCTGCCCGACGGCTCGGTGGCCACCTCCACCTGCTGTGCCAACACCGCGCCCGAGAACGCCATGATGGGCAAACTCGTGGTCGACTCACTGGTCACCTGGGCCAGGGAGTACAAGGTCGACGGCTTCCGCTTCGACCTGATGGGCCACCACCCCAAGGCCAACATCCTGGCTGTCAGGAATGCCCTGGACGCCCTGACCCTCAAGAAGGACGGCGTCGACGGGAAGAAGATCGTCCTCTACGGCGAGGGCTGGAACTTCGGCGAGATCGCCGACGACGCCCGCTTCGTCCAGGCCACCCAGAAGAACATGGCGGGCACGGGCATCGCCACCTTCTCCGACCGGGGCCGCGACGCGGCGCGCGGCGGCGGCCCCTTCGACGAGGACCCCGGCGTCCAGGGCTTCGCAAGCGGCCTGTTCACCGACCCCAACGCCTCGAAGGCGAACGGCATGCCGGCCGAGCAGAAGGCCAGGCTCCTGCGCTACCAGGACCTGCTCAAGGTGGCCCTCACCGGCAACCTGTCCGCGTACACCTTCACGGACTCCTCCGGCCGCAGGGTCAAGGGCTCCGAGGTCGACTACAACGGCGCACCGGCCGGATACGCGGCGGCCCCCGGCGACGCCCTCTCCTACGCCGACGCCCACGACAACGAATCCCTTTACGACGCCCTCGCCTTCAAGCTGCCCGCGGACACGACGGCCGCCGAGCGCTCGCGCATGCAGGTGCTCGCGATGGCGACCGCGACCCTGGCGCAGGGCCCTTCTCTCTCCCAGGCGGGCAGCGACCTGCTCCGCTCGAAGTCCCTGGACCGCAACTCCTACGACAGCGGTGACTGGTTCAACGCCCTGCACTGGAACTGCCAGGACGGCAACGGCTTCGGACGCGGCCTGCCCCCGGCCGCCGACAACAAGGACAAGTGGCCGTACGGGAAGCCCCTGTTGACGTCCGCGTCCCTGACCCCGGGCTGCGCCGAGATCAACGGCACGTCGGCCGCCTACCAGGACCTGGTGAAGCTGCGCGCGACGGAGCCCGCGTTCTCCCTGGCCACGGCCGACGAGGTCCAGTCCCGGCTCTCCTTCCCGCTGTCGGGCACCTCCGCGGAGACCCCCGGCGTCATCACCATGGAGCTCGGGAATCTCGTGGTCATCTTCAACGCGACCCCGGAGTCCCAGAAGCAGAGCGTCACGGCCCTGAAGGACATGGCATACGCGCTCCACCCCACTCAGGCGAAGGGCTCCGACCCGGTGGTCAAGTCATCGTCGTACGAAGGAGGTTCAGGCACCTTCAGCGTCCCCGCACGGAGCGTCGCGGTCTTCGAGCGCGGCTGACAGCTCGAAGGATCCCGTAGGGGCAACTCGAAAGATAGCGTGGACCCTTCAGTTCAGTGGAAGCTGGAAGCGCTATCTGACGGGGAGATCCTGACGTGGCAAGCAAGTTCACCGAGCTCGCGATCGACTGTGTCGATCCCGGCGCTCTCGCCCGGTTCTGGTGCGCTGTGCTCGACTACGAGGTGCAAGAGGCGGAGGACGGATTCATCTCCATCGGCTCCCCTCTGGTGCCCGAAGGCGGGAAGCGCGTCGGACCGGTGCCACCGACGCTGGGATTCGCGCGGGTACCCGAGGGCAAGGCCATCAAGAACCGGCTCCACATCGATGTCAATCCAACCGACAGGGAGCAGGACCAAGAGGTCCGTCGCCTGCTCGACCTGGGTGCTCGTCACACCGACGTCGGCCAGAGCGGCGACGAGAGCTGGGTCATCCTCGCCGACCCCGAGGGCAACGAGTTCTGCGTCCTCGCGAGCCGCCGTCCCTAGGACGCGGGGACGAGCCGGTAGGTGTCGCCCTCGGGGACCACGTGGCCTGCTGTGGGCGGCGGAAAGTGGCTGCCCAGCAGCAGAGTTGGTGTGCCGGAGAGGGAACTGAGGAGCTCCTGGCGGGTCCTCGCCGCGGCCGCGGGGTCGATGTCCACGCAGCTCCCCAGATCGGGGTGGGCCAGCTGGACGGGGTGGTGGATGCAGTCACCGGTGATGAGCGCGCTCTCGCCGTGACTGCTCAGTTCCACCGCCACCTGACCCGGTGTGTGGCCCGGGGTGGGGCGCAGGCGGAGACCCGGCGCGATGTCGGCGCCGCCGGAAGGAACGTCGAGCACGTCCAGTAGGCCTGCCTCCTTGATGGGGTGCACGGAGTCACGGAACATCTGGCGCCTGGCCTCGTCCATGTCGACGCCGGCCCAGTAGTCCCATTCGGCGCGGGTCGTGAGGTAGCGGGCGTTGGGGAAGGTGGGAACCCAACTGGCCCCGTCCGCCCGGGTGTTCCAGCCGACGTGGTCGGTGTGCAGATGGGTGAGGACGACGAGATCCACCGTCTCGGGTGTGAAGCCGGCCTCCGTCAGCCGTGCCAGGTAGTCACTGTTCAGGTTGTCCCACGCGGGGTTGGCCCGCTGCTTGCCGTTGCCGATACCGGTGTCCACGAGTACGCGCAGCCCGTTGGCCTCGACCGCGAAGCTGTGGCTCGCAAGCCGCAGGACGCGCTGTTCGTCCACGAATTCCGGCTGCAGCCAGGGGAGGTCGGCGACGATCTCCGGGGTTGCTCCTGGCAGCAGCCAGGGGCCTGTCCGCGGGGGCAGATGTACCTCGTCGACACGGCGGACGGTGAGGTCTCCCACCGTCCAGGCCGGGGTGCTGGGAAGAGGATCGGCGTGGGGCGTGGTGGTGGACATGCGGTTCTCCCTCGAGGCTAAAAGCAATGCGTTTGCGTTAAGGTCAGCGTAGGGCCTATGGTCTCGCTAAAGCAAACCGTTAGCTTTTGAGTGCTGCTGTGGTGTGGCGGGCCGCCGTCCGCCGTCCCCCGCGCAGCGCCACGAGTCGAGAGGCCGCACATGAACACCGCCGAACTCACCCCGCAGGAGGCCGCCCGAGGGGCGCTCCGGGCGGGCCTGCCGCTGGCGAGCGACCGTCACGAGGTGGTGGCGTCGACCGCCCGCCACATCCAGTCCGTCATCGCCACGCTGCGCGAACTGGACTTCGGTGAGACGCCGCCCGCGATCTCCTACACGGCCGGACAGGAGGACGTCGATGCAGCCGTATGAGCTTTCGCTCGCCGACGCCGCCCGTGCCGTGGCCGCGGGAGAGCTCTCCCCGGTCGAACTGACCGATTCGGTGCTCGGCCGCATCGAAGCGGTGGAAACACGCCTCCAGGCCTACGTCACCGTGGCCGCGGACTCCGCCCGGAAGTCGGCGGCCCGTGCCGAGCGCGAGATCGCCCTGGGGAGGTCACGCGGTCCGCTGCACGGAATACCCATGGGCCTGAAGGACCTGATCGACGCCGAAGGCATGCCCACCACGGCGAGCTCGCACGTCAGGGCGGACCACGTCGCCGAACGCGACAGCGCCGTCGCCGCGCGTCTGTCCGAGGCCGGTGCGGTGCTGCTGGGAAAGACCCACACCCACGAGTTCGCCTACGGGCTCACCACCCCTCAGACGCGCAACGCCTGGGACCACAGCCGTGTCGCGGGCGGGTCGAGCGGGGGCTCGGCCGTCGCCGTCGCGGCGGGAGAGGCCACCTTCGCGCTGGGGACCGACACGGGCGGATCGATCCGCGTGCCCGCGGCGCTCAACGGCGTGGTCGGCCTCAAGCCGACGTACGACCTGATCCCCCGCCGCGGTGTGACCTCCCTGTCCTGGTCCCTGGACCATGTCGGCCCCCTCACCCGCACGGTGCGGGACGCCTCACTCGTCCTCGCCGCATTGGTGGGACGGGACCGGCCCGACCCTGAAGCAGGTGACCTCACCGGGCTGCGAGTGGGAGTGCCGCGCAACTACTACTTCGAGCGGGTCACCCCGGAGGTCGAGGAGAGCGTGCGCCGGGCCATCGGGCAGCTCCAGGGGCTCGGGGCCGAACTCGTCGACGTAGAGATCCCGTTGGCGCACTACATCCAGGCCACCCAGTGGGGGCTGATGGTCCCGGAGGCGACTTCGTACCACGAGCGCACGCTTCGCTCGGTGCCCGATCTGTACACGGCGGACGTCCGCGTCCTGCTGGAGGCGGGCGAGTTCGTGTCCGCAGGTGACTACCTCCGGGCCCAGCGTGCGAGGGCGCTGATGCGCGAGGCCTGGGCGCAGCTGCTCGGCCACGTCGATGTGATCGCGGCTCCGGCGGTGCCGATGACGGCCGCCAAGGCCGGTCAGGACAGCGTCGAGTGGGCGGACGGCACGGTGGAGTCCGTCTCCGACAGCTACGTCCGTCTCTCCGCCCCCGCCAACATCACCGGAGTGCCGGCGCTGACCCTGCCCGTGGGTCAGGACCACGCGGGCATGCCGATCGGCATGCAGCTGATGGGGCGCCCCCTCGACGAAGCGACCGTGCTGCGGGTCGGGCGTGCCTACGAGGTGGCCGCTCCGGCACCGGCACCGGTGTTGGCGCCAAGCTAGAAGCAACGAATTCGCATTAAGGGATTAGAGTGGAGTCATGAGTCCCAAGCCCAGGGTTCGCCCCGGAGGGCGCAGCGCCCGTGTTCAGGAGTCCGTCCACGCGGCGGTCCGTGAGCTCCAGACCGAGCTGGGGCGCGACGGGCTGACCGTTCCCCTCGTCGCGGCTCGCGCGGGGGTGACCCCGTCTACCGTCTACCGCCGGTGGGGAGACCTGCAGGAGCTCCTGTCCGACGTCGCGGTCGAACACCTGCGCCCCGAGGAGCCGCCGGCCGACCTCGGCACCCTGCGGGCGGACCTCGGCGCGTGGGCCGAGCAGTTCCTCGACGAAATGGCCTCCCCGCCGGGGCGCGCCTACATCAGGGACGCCCTGCTCGGAGACCCGGACGGGAGCAACGCCGGCCAGTGCTCCGCCTACGCCGCGGACCAGATCGGCATCGTCCTCGCCCGTGCGTCGGAGAGGGGCGAGGCCGTTCCGGACACGGAGCAGGTCATCGACCGGGTGGTGGCACCGATGATGTACCGCATCCTGTTCCGTCCCGGCCAACTGGACGCCGCCTACGCGCGCGCACTCGTGGATCACGCCCTCCCGGCATCCTGAGTCCGGCGTGGAATGTGGCGCTGTCATACCCGTCGGCAGCCGCAGGCGCCGGACGGCACTCGACGAACAGAACCAGCTCTGAACGGATCACCTTCACGCACTCTCGATCACCAAGAGAGGGCGCGTTGCCAGCTAACTGTCGCTATCTGCGGAGATGCGCCGCCGTGAGGTATGGACCGCTAGCGTGTGGCCCGCACTTGTTCCCCGTCGGGCCACCTCGGCCCTGGAGGTGAGAGATGGCGGATGCCGGCTCGGCGTCGGGCGGTACGATCCCGGTCCAGCATCTCCGGGCGGGCGACCACGCCTTCGTCAGTTACGCCGACGACGACGCGGGCCGCGACGTGGTGTCCGCCTTTGCGTGGGCGGGGCTCGTGAAACGCGAGAAGGTGATGGTCTTCGCCGCTCCGCACATGGACGACGCACAGGTGTGGGACCGGCTGGACGCGCCGGGAGCCCTGCTGGGAACCGCCCGGGAGAACGGGCAGTTGGTGCTCAGCAGCATGCGCGCCCTCATCCACCCCCAGGACGCGTTCACTCCCCACCGGCAGTGGGAGCGCATCACGGAGGAGACCGACCGTGCCCTGGCCGAGGGGTACAGCGGGCTGCGTACCTACATCGACATGCACTGGGTGGGGGACCTGGGCGCCGATGTCGAGGTGATGATGCACCGCGAATCCCACGCCCAGCATCTGTTCACCGACCGCCCCTACACCGAGATCTGTGCCTACGACAGCCGTTGGTTCCATCCTGACGTCGTGACGGCCATGCACAAGGCGCACCCCTGCCGGCTGCTGCCCCGCCTGGGCGCTCTGCACGCGGAACAGGCCGAAGGGCGGGTGCAGTTGGCCGGCGAGGCGGACATCGCCACCCGGGAGCAGTTCATCGGCGCCGTGCGCGAGGGGCTCAGGCGCAGCGAAGGCTCCCGGCAGCCGCTGATCGTGGACCTGTCCGGTCTCGTGTTCCTCGGCGTCGCCTGTGCCGTGGACCTGCTCCGGCTGGTTCTGGAACATCCGCACGGCCCGGTCCATGTCCACTGTCCACCGACACCGGCCCGCATACTGCGCCGAGCAGGCGCCGACCAGGTGCCCCACATGGTGATCAGCGAGGTGGCTCGCTGATGACGACCACCCCAGGCCCTCACGAGGTTCCTCCCGTCACCCTGCTGGAGTCGCGCTTCACCCAGGACGATCTGCCCCGGCTGCGGATGCTCGTCGAGCAGTACGCCGACGACCAAGGCCTGACCGAACCACGGC from Streptomyces sp. BA2 encodes:
- a CDS encoding MBL fold metallo-hydrolase; amino-acid sequence: MSTTTPHADPLPSTPAWTVGDLTVRRVDEVHLPPRTGPWLLPGATPEIVADLPWLQPEFVDEQRVLRLASHSFAVEANGLRVLVDTGIGNGKQRANPAWDNLNSDYLARLTEAGFTPETVDLVVLTHLHTDHVGWNTRADGASWVPTFPNARYLTTRAEWDYWAGVDMDEARRQMFRDSVHPIKEAGLLDVLDVPSGGADIAPGLRLRPTPGHTPGQVAVELSSHGESALITGDCIHHPVQLAHPDLGSCVDIDPAAAARTRQELLSSLSGTPTLLLGSHFPPPTAGHVVPEGDTYRLVPAS
- a CDS encoding VOC family protein, with translation MASKFTELAIDCVDPGALARFWCAVLDYEVQEAEDGFISIGSPLVPEGGKRVGPVPPTLGFARVPEGKAIKNRLHIDVNPTDREQDQEVRRLLDLGARHTDVGQSGDESWVILADPEGNEFCVLASRRP
- a CDS encoding amidase codes for the protein MQPYELSLADAARAVAAGELSPVELTDSVLGRIEAVETRLQAYVTVAADSARKSAARAEREIALGRSRGPLHGIPMGLKDLIDAEGMPTTASSHVRADHVAERDSAVAARLSEAGAVLLGKTHTHEFAYGLTTPQTRNAWDHSRVAGGSSGGSAVAVAAGEATFALGTDTGGSIRVPAALNGVVGLKPTYDLIPRRGVTSLSWSLDHVGPLTRTVRDASLVLAALVGRDRPDPEAGDLTGLRVGVPRNYYFERVTPEVEESVRRAIGQLQGLGAELVDVEIPLAHYIQATQWGLMVPEATSYHERTLRSVPDLYTADVRVLLEAGEFVSAGDYLRAQRARALMREAWAQLLGHVDVIAAPAVPMTAAKAGQDSVEWADGTVESVSDSYVRLSAPANITGVPALTLPVGQDHAGMPIGMQLMGRPLDEATVLRVGRAYEVAAPAPAPVLAPS
- the pulA gene encoding pullulanase-type alpha-1,6-glucosidase — encoded protein: MTGSPRRTLVTTALALLAAMAPLTPSAVAAPRAPAAAAAPAALDLSTSRAQWIDKNTVAWDVQGDAVSQELVYARDGQLTVKDGELAGEGRRIRLTPADGGLTDAQREKYPHLKNYAAFTVDPRDRDRVRHALTGQLVATRSGADGSLVSATGVQTQGVLDDLYSATATKAALGPQFRDGRPTLALWAPTAQSVSLELDGKRVAMRRDDASGVWSVAGARSWSGKQYRYVVKVWAPSVQKVVTNKVTDPYSTALTADSKRSIAVDLDDPKLAPKGWERLKKPKATPLRDAQIQELHIRDFSVEDRTARHPGKYLAFTDTASDGMKHLRKLAEAGTSYVHLLPAFDIGTIPERAADQATPDCDLTAPAPDSDEQQACVTKSAAKDAYNWGYDPLHYTVPEGSYASDPAGTRRTVEFRQMVQGLNGSGLRTVMDVVYNHTVASGQADKSVLDKIVPGYYQRLLPDGSVATSTCCANTAPENAMMGKLVVDSLVTWAREYKVDGFRFDLMGHHPKANILAVRNALDALTLKKDGVDGKKIVLYGEGWNFGEIADDARFVQATQKNMAGTGIATFSDRGRDAARGGGPFDEDPGVQGFASGLFTDPNASKANGMPAEQKARLLRYQDLLKVALTGNLSAYTFTDSSGRRVKGSEVDYNGAPAGYAAAPGDALSYADAHDNESLYDALAFKLPADTTAAERSRMQVLAMATATLAQGPSLSQAGSDLLRSKSLDRNSYDSGDWFNALHWNCQDGNGFGRGLPPAADNKDKWPYGKPLLTSASLTPGCAEINGTSAAYQDLVKLRATEPAFSLATADEVQSRLSFPLSGTSAETPGVITMELGNLVVIFNATPESQKQSVTALKDMAYALHPTQAKGSDPVVKSSSYEGGSGTFSVPARSVAVFERG
- a CDS encoding TetR/AcrR family transcriptional regulator, which translates into the protein MSPKPRVRPGGRSARVQESVHAAVRELQTELGRDGLTVPLVAARAGVTPSTVYRRWGDLQELLSDVAVEHLRPEEPPADLGTLRADLGAWAEQFLDEMASPPGRAYIRDALLGDPDGSNAGQCSAYAADQIGIVLARASERGEAVPDTEQVIDRVVAPMMYRILFRPGQLDAAYARALVDHALPAS
- a CDS encoding MEDS domain-containing protein, which translates into the protein MADAGSASGGTIPVQHLRAGDHAFVSYADDDAGRDVVSAFAWAGLVKREKVMVFAAPHMDDAQVWDRLDAPGALLGTARENGQLVLSSMRALIHPQDAFTPHRQWERITEETDRALAEGYSGLRTYIDMHWVGDLGADVEVMMHRESHAQHLFTDRPYTEICAYDSRWFHPDVVTAMHKAHPCRLLPRLGALHAEQAEGRVQLAGEADIATREQFIGAVREGLRRSEGSRQPLIVDLSGLVFLGVACAVDLLRLVLEHPHGPVHVHCPPTPARILRRAGADQVPHMVISEVAR